One Watersipora subatra chromosome 4, tzWatSuba1.1, whole genome shotgun sequence genomic window carries:
- the LOC137393592 gene encoding uncharacterized protein, which translates to MDKKTIQNTNLCKYRKELFERTLSGWSNKYGTSVELNERRQPLETKGYYQAITSSLENAERAVNGKNGSRPSGSRFLKYNSKFKLVEDARKASKTVRTYIFVPIETRDGRTSVQPPDNKRSAVETGTDQMPKIAVAKETKSHKKILAQPLLDVVVETPSSAAIPLPKVDVGTVITTSPVFVHTCPPASVIQPSVTPLKDKSRRSSLHPQLTVARPLSARSNVSRRSTRRKDKHWVDNLTISDEAVDQGKIKVKKCKESSKVSKGGINSAVHEAALPSFICPSSQEKSHRYMCCVWVLKTNFRNSQKLLPQI; encoded by the exons ATGGATAAGAAGACCATACAAAACACAAATCTATGCAAATATCGGAAAGAGTTGTTTGAGCGGACACTTTCTGGCTGGTCAAACAAGTATGGTACGAGTGTAGAGTTGAATGAGAGAAGACAACCGCTGGAAACGAAGGGCTATTACCAGGCAATTACATCCAGCTTAGAGAATGCTGAGAGAGCGGTGAATGGCAAAAATGGTTCAAGGCCATCTGGCTCCCGCTTTCTCaaatataattcaaaattcAAGTTAGTAGAGGATGCTAGAAAAGCCAGCAAAACtgttagaacctacatattTGTGCCAATTGAGACCCGTGACGGTAGAACTTCAGTACAGCCCCCTGACAATAAAAG ATCTGCAGTTGAAACTGGTACAGATCAAATGCCAAAAATAGCTGTGGCAAAAGAAACTAAATCTCATAAGAAAATTCTGGCCCAGCCTCTCCTTGATGTTGTTGTGGAAACACCAAGTTCAGCTGCCATTCCGTTACCCAAAGTGGACGTTGGAACTGTTATCACAACCTCCCCAGTGTTTGTACATACATGTCCTCCCGCTTCAGTCATTCAG CCGAGTGTCACACCACTGAAAGATAAGAGCAGGCGGAGCTCCCTTCATCCCCAATTGACAGTTGCTCGACCTCTTTCTGCAAG ATCAAATGTCTCGAGAAGGTCAACTCGACGAAAGGATAAACATTGGGTGGATAATTTGACCATATCAGATGAAGCGGTAGACCAAGGGAAGATAAAGGTAAAAAAATGCAAGGAATCATCAAAAGTCAGCAAGGGCGGTATTAACTCTGCAGTCCATGAGGCAGCACTACCTTCTTTCATTTGCCCAAGTTCACAAGAGAAGTCTCATAGATACATGTGCTGTGTTTGGGTTCTGAAAACAAACTTCCGCAACAGCCAGAAGTTGTTACCACAAATTTAA